ATCCGAACCGCCGATGACCTTCCGAGCGCGTTCGACACCGGGGTGAGAGGGCGCGCCGAAGGACTCCTGACGACGGCCGAGAGCATTTTCGCTGCTCAGCGCAAACGAGTGGTCGAACTCGCGGCTCAACACCGATTGCCTGGGCTGTACCCGTATCGAGTAATGGTCGATGCCGGTGGCCTGATGGCCTATGACTCGTACACGCCTGATCTCGTGGCACGTACCGCCGCCTACGTCGATCAGATCCTGAAGGGTGCGAAGCCGGCTGACTTGCCCGTCGAGCAGCCCACGAAGTTCGAGCTGGTCATCAACCTCAAGACCGCGAAGGCGCTCGGTTTGGCGATCCCGCCGTCGCTGCTCCTGCGGACAGATCATGTCCTGCAATGACGGATCACCAGCCCGTCTTACCGGGAGGGTCTGAGCTTACGCGAACGGCGTCGAACTTCACGCTCCAACGGACCGGGTGCTCGCGTTGCTCGCACCTCGGCCGCTGAGCGTGGCGTTCGGCGCATTCATACGGCCGGGGATTCTGACGGAGGACAATATGCTCACGACCCCACTCTGCAAGCGGCTTGGGATCGCGTATCCGATCTTTTCCGTCGGGATGGGTGCACTCGCTGGTCCTGAGCTCGCCGCCGCGGTCTCGAACGCCGGGGCCTGCGGGGTGCTGGGACTGTCCAGGGCTCCCGCCTCTTTCATCCATCAAGAGATCCAACGGACACGCACACTGACGGACAGACCCTTCGGAGCCAACATCATTTTGGCGAGGCCGTCAGATGAACAGGTCGCAGCCTGTCTTGAGGCCAAGGTGCCGCTCTTGGTGTTCTTTTGGGGCGACCCTGCCCCTTACGTCGAATCCGCCCACCGCTGTGGCACGAAGGTCTTCGCCCAGGTGGGCTCCGTCGAGGAAGCCCGGGCGGTGGCACACCTGGGTGTCGATGCAGTGATCGCCCAGGGGGAGGAATCGGGGGGCCACGTCAAGGGGACGATCGCGCTCTCCACGTTGGTGCCGGCGGTGGTCGGGGCGATACGGCCTCTTCCTGTGATCGCCTCGGGCGGGATCGCGACCGGCCGCGGGGTCGTCGCGGCACTCGGTCTGGGGGCTCAAGCCGTGTCGATGGGCACGCGCTTTCTGTGTAGCGCGGAGGCCTCCGCGACTCCGGAATACAAGGCGCGCGTGGTTCAGAGCTCCGCAGCGGACACGGTGAAAACATCGCTCTTCGACGTTGGATGGCCCGGCGCGCCCCACCGAGTACTCCGCAACAAGATCGTTACGGAGTGGGAGGAAGCAGGCCGTCCGGCCACGGGCCTACGCGCCGGTGAAGGTAGCGTTATCGGAACCGTGTCCCGGTTTGCGGGCACGGTGGACGTGGTGAAATACTCGTCGGGCTCCTACCCCTCGCTCGGCTTCACGCCAGACATCGAATATGCCGTGCTCTACGCGGGTGTGTCCTGCGAGTTGGTCCACGATATCCCTCCCGCCGGGCAGATCGTGCGCGAGCTGGTACAGGAAGCCGAAGAGGTCATGGCGCAGCTGCAACGCGTTTGAGGTGGGATGATCGCGCCGAACAAGGCCATCGAGCTGACGGCGCTTCGCGCCGCAGCTCATAGCCAGCGTTAGGCTGCCGTTCGAACCAGACCGCGGGGTTTATGATACGCGCGTGGGGATGTCCTGAAACCTCGGTTCGCATGGCTCCGTTACAGCGAGGAGACGCCAGATGCCATACAAGGTGACCGAGATCAACCCGTCGAGATCTGCCCTCATCATCGTGGACATGGAGAACGATTTCGTCGCCGAGGGCGCTCCACTGCGGGCGAAGATGGCGCCGGCAGTAGTCCCGCCACTCAAGCGGGCGCTGGCTCATGCTCGCAAGACTGGCATGCGCGTGATCTTCACCACCCATGCCCACCGGCGCGATGGTTGCGACATGGGGGTGTTTGGCAGATCGAAGCCGCCCATCGTGGAGGGCAAGGCCCTCGTCGACGGCGAAAAGGGAATCGAGATTTACGACGAGTTGAAGCCCCTCCCGAATGAGGTGGTGATCAAGAAACGTCGCTACAGTGCGTTCTATGGTACCGATCTCGATATCGTCCTGCGCAGCAGCGGCATGGAGGCCGTGATTATCACGGGGGTCACCACGGAGAACTGTTGTCACGCAACGGCCCGCGACGCGCTGTTTCACAATTACGGCGTCATCTTCCTTTCGGACGCCACAGGGACGTTCGACTATCCTGACATGGGTTACGGCGCTATGAGTGCGGCAGAAGTGCACCGTGCGAGCCTCGTCATT
The genomic region above belongs to Candidatus Methylomirabilota bacterium and contains:
- a CDS encoding nitronate monooxygenase encodes the protein MLTTPLCKRLGIAYPIFSVGMGALAGPELAAAVSNAGACGVLGLSRAPASFIHQEIQRTRTLTDRPFGANIILARPSDEQVAACLEAKVPLLVFFWGDPAPYVESAHRCGTKVFAQVGSVEEARAVAHLGVDAVIAQGEESGGHVKGTIALSTLVPAVVGAIRPLPVIASGGIATGRGVVAALGLGAQAVSMGTRFLCSAEASATPEYKARVVQSSAADTVKTSLFDVGWPGAPHRVLRNKIVTEWEEAGRPATGLRAGEGSVIGTVSRFAGTVDVVKYSSGSYPSLGFTPDIEYAVLYAGVSCELVHDIPPAGQIVRELVQEAEEVMAQLQRV
- a CDS encoding isochorismatase family cysteine hydrolase — translated: MPYKVTEINPSRSALIIVDMENDFVAEGAPLRAKMAPAVVPPLKRALAHARKTGMRVIFTTHAHRRDGCDMGVFGRSKPPIVEGKALVDGEKGIEIYDELKPLPNEVVIKKRRYSAFYGTDLDIVLRSSGMEAVIITGVTTENCCHATARDALFHNYGVIFLSDATGTFDYPDMGYGAMSAAEVHRASLVILAMGTAHVMTVDEMITLTTVAKEAGPATQSRDSLLTDALSRTA